A window of the Halopseudomonas phragmitis genome harbors these coding sequences:
- a CDS encoding nucleotide sugar dehydrogenase yields the protein MNISIFGLGYVGAVCAGCLSSRGHHVVGVDVSQTKIDLINQGKSPIVEPGLEELLQAGLQSGRLRGTTDVQEAVLSTDLSFVCVGTPSKRNGDLDLTYMEIVCRQIGEVLRDKSDRHTVVIRSTVLPGTVHNVVIPALEATSGKKAGEDFGVAVNPEFLRESTAIKDYDFPAMTVIGEYDQLSGELLEELYRDLDAPIFRKSIQLAEMIKYTCNVWHAAKVTFANEIGNIAKACGVDGREVMDIVCQDHKLNISRYYLRPGFAFGGSCLPKDVRALTYRAGQLDVEHPMLAGIMPSNRHQVDRAFDLISRHDKRKVGMLGLSFKAGTDDLRESPLVELAEKLIGKGYDLRIYDQNVEYARVFGANKEYIESKIPHVSSLLHTSLEDVIAQSDIIVLGNGDPRFGELVKQPPQGKQVVDLIGFMEQSSNGAQEGICW from the coding sequence GGTGCAGTCTGTGCTGGCTGCTTGTCATCGCGTGGACATCATGTTGTTGGTGTTGATGTTTCACAAACCAAGATCGATCTGATCAACCAGGGTAAGTCTCCTATTGTTGAACCGGGCCTGGAAGAGTTGTTGCAGGCCGGATTGCAGTCCGGACGTCTGCGCGGCACGACCGATGTCCAGGAAGCGGTACTGAGCACCGATTTGTCTTTTGTCTGCGTCGGTACGCCGAGCAAGCGCAACGGTGACTTGGACTTGACCTACATGGAGATCGTCTGCCGGCAAATCGGTGAAGTGCTGCGCGACAAGTCCGATCGTCACACCGTGGTAATCCGCAGCACCGTATTGCCGGGCACCGTGCACAATGTGGTGATTCCGGCGCTGGAAGCCACCTCCGGCAAGAAGGCCGGTGAAGACTTCGGGGTGGCAGTGAACCCGGAGTTCTTGCGCGAAAGTACCGCAATCAAGGATTACGACTTCCCGGCCATGACCGTGATCGGTGAGTACGATCAGCTTTCCGGCGAGCTGCTCGAAGAGCTGTACCGCGATCTGGATGCGCCAATTTTCCGCAAGAGCATTCAACTGGCGGAAATGATCAAGTACACCTGTAACGTCTGGCATGCGGCCAAGGTGACCTTCGCCAACGAAATCGGCAACATCGCCAAGGCTTGCGGCGTCGATGGCCGCGAGGTCATGGATATCGTGTGCCAGGACCACAAGCTCAATATCTCCCGTTACTACCTGCGCCCGGGGTTTGCCTTCGGCGGCTCCTGTCTGCCTAAGGACGTGCGTGCGCTGACCTACCGCGCCGGGCAACTGGATGTCGAGCATCCGATGCTGGCTGGGATCATGCCGAGCAACCGCCATCAGGTCGATCGTGCCTTTGACCTGATCAGCCGCCATGACAAGCGCAAGGTCGGCATGTTGGGGCTGAGCTTCAAGGCCGGCACCGATGATCTGCGTGAAAGCCCACTGGTCGAGCTGGCGGAAAAACTGATCGGCAAGGGCTATGACCTGCGCATTTACGATCAGAACGTCGAGTACGCCCGGGTATTTGGTGCCAACAAGGAATACATCGAATCGAAGATCCCCCATGTGTCGTCGCTGCTGCATACCAGTCTCGAAGACGTGATCGCCCAGTCGGACATTATCGTGCTCGGCAATGGCGATCCGCGCTTCGGTGAGCTGGTCAAGCAGCCGCCACAGGGCAAGCAGGTCGTTGACCTGATCGGCTTCATGGAGCAGTCGAGCAACGGTGCTCAGGAAGGGATCTGCTGGTAA
- a CDS encoding mannose-1-phosphate guanylyltransferase/mannose-6-phosphate isomerase: MIPLILSGGNGTRLWPLSRKLFPKQFHALTGDHTLFQQTLLRLDLPGVESPLVVCNCEHQFIVEEQLDNIGMRAQQVLLEPFGRNTAPAVALAALQLVEQGRDELLLVLPADHLIANTQAFHQALERARLAAERGALVLFGVPARQPETGYGYIKAGGSGSGPVPGALAVERFVEKPDLATAQSYVEDGSYFWNSGMFLFRCSRYLEELQRHSPDIYDTCRLALERSRREGENVHIDREVFECCPDDSIDYAVMEKTSAACVVPLSAGWTDVGSWTALWEVQDKDARGNVALGDVLLQESSNNYVHATNKLVTLIGLDDLVVVETRDAVMIAHKDKAQQIKDVVNRLAADGRDEVHSHVQVFRPWGNYDSVDLGERFQVKRITVQPGARLSLQMHHHRAEHWVVVSGTAQVTCDDKTFLLTENQSTYIPVASVHRLANPGKIPLEIIEVQSGSYLGEDDIERLEDVYGRTAALAR, from the coding sequence ATGATTCCTCTGATTCTTTCCGGCGGTAACGGCACGCGGTTGTGGCCGCTGTCGCGCAAACTGTTTCCCAAGCAATTCCACGCCCTGACCGGCGACCACACGCTGTTCCAGCAAACCCTGCTGCGCCTGGATCTGCCGGGCGTCGAATCGCCGCTGGTGGTGTGCAACTGCGAGCATCAGTTCATCGTCGAGGAGCAACTCGACAATATCGGCATGCGCGCGCAACAGGTACTGCTTGAGCCATTTGGCCGCAATACGGCGCCAGCCGTGGCGCTGGCGGCGTTGCAACTGGTCGAGCAGGGACGTGACGAACTGTTGCTGGTATTGCCGGCCGATCATCTGATCGCCAATACCCAGGCCTTCCATCAGGCCCTGGAGCGGGCCCGACTGGCGGCCGAGCGTGGTGCGCTGGTGTTGTTCGGAGTGCCGGCTCGGCAACCTGAAACCGGTTATGGCTACATCAAGGCCGGCGGCTCGGGTAGCGGCCCGGTACCGGGGGCGCTGGCGGTCGAGCGGTTCGTCGAGAAGCCCGATCTGGCCACCGCCCAGAGCTACGTTGAGGACGGCAGCTATTTCTGGAACAGCGGGATGTTCCTGTTCCGTTGCAGCCGTTATCTGGAAGAACTGCAGCGCCACTCCCCGGATATCTACGACACCTGCCGTCTGGCGCTGGAGCGCAGCCGGCGCGAGGGCGAGAACGTGCATATCGACCGTGAAGTGTTCGAGTGCTGCCCGGATGACTCGATCGACTACGCGGTGATGGAAAAAACCTCGGCGGCCTGTGTAGTGCCGCTGTCTGCCGGCTGGACCGATGTCGGTTCCTGGACCGCGTTGTGGGAAGTTCAGGACAAGGACGCGCGCGGCAATGTCGCCCTGGGTGACGTATTGCTGCAGGAGAGCAGCAACAACTATGTGCACGCCACCAACAAACTGGTGACGCTGATCGGACTGGACGATCTGGTGGTGGTTGAGACCAGGGATGCAGTGATGATCGCCCACAAGGACAAGGCCCAGCAGATCAAGGATGTCGTCAACCGCCTGGCTGCTGACGGGCGCGACGAGGTTCACAGCCATGTCCAGGTCTTCCGGCCCTGGGGCAATTACGACTCGGTTGATCTGGGTGAGCGCTTCCAGGTCAAGCGCATCACCGTCCAGCCTGGCGCCCGGCTGTCTCTGCAGATGCATCACCATCGGGCCGAGCACTGGGTGGTGGTCTCCGGTACGGCGCAGGTCACCTGTGACGACAAGACCTTCCTGCTGACCGAGAACCAGTCGACCTATATCCCGGTCGCATCGGTCCATCGTCTGGCCAACCCCGGCAAGATTCCGCTGGAAATCATCGAAGTTCAGTCCGGCAGTTACCTGGGCGAGGACGATATCGAGCGGCTGGAAGATGTCTATGGCCGCACTGCGGCCCTGGCCCGTTAA